Part of the Vagococcus teuberi genome, CCAAACAAGGTATCTAAAAATAAATGAAGCTGATTGTCGTTTTTTATCAGAAGACATCATAGAAAGAGGTCAATTATTAGCGGAAGGATTATTTTTACTACCATTAGATAATGGTGATGAGAAAGAATTATTCCTTAATCTACCTTTAGAAAAAATGAGTAGTGTGACGGTTTCAAGGCTCTCTTTAAAGGAAGCCTACGATATAAAATTTGGGTTAAATAAAAAAGATTAACCTGTAAAGAAAAAACACTTTACAAGACCCTTTAAAACTGATAAACTAATCTTTGTGATTAAAACAAATCAAAAATTTTTGGAGGTGCCTTAATAATGGCAGTTAAAATTCGTTTAAAACGTATGGGTTCTAAAAAGAAACCTTTTTATCGTATGGTAGTAGCAGATTCTCGTTCACCTCGTGATGGACGTTACATCGAAGTAGTGGGAACTTACAACCCATTAACAGAGCCAGCTCAAGTAAAAGTTGAAGAAGACTTAATCTTAGACTGGTTATCAAAAGGAGCTCAACCTTCTGATACAGTACGTAACATTTTATCTCGTGAAGGAATCATGAAAAAACATCACGAAGCTAAATATACTAAAAAATAAGGTGGGCTTATGAATGACTGATGTAAAAGATTTGGTATTAACCATTGTCCGTCCGTTAGTTAGTCAACCCGATTTAGTTCGCCTAGATGTAGAAGAATCTGAGGAATTTATGGAGTACAATTTAAAAGTAGCTTCAGAAGATATCGGTCGTATCATTGGAAAACAAGGTCGTGTGGCGAAAGCAATTCGTACAATTGTTTACAGTGTTCGTACGGATCATTCTAAGAGAATTCGTTTAAACATTCTAGATGACAATAATTAAAAAGCAAGTGTTAGAGTTAATCTAACGCTTGCTTTTTTGTTATCTATAAGCAGTAAATCCTTTACCAACAACCTCATGAGCACTTGTAACCACGACAAATGCTTCTTCGTCGATATCTAGTATTGCTTGTTTTAGTGCGATAAATTGATTTTCCTGAATAACGACCATAATCATTTTCTTCTCTTCAAGATTTAAGCCACCTTCAATAGAAATAAGAGTAGCCCCTAAGTCTAAATCAGAAATAATCTGTTCTCGAATTTTTTTATAGTTATTAGAAATAATCATGACATTTTTAGATGATTCAGGACCAACTTGAACGGTATCAACCATACGACTAGTTAAATACAATGCAATAAGAGCAAACAAAACCGCCTGCACATCAAACACAAAAAGGGCACTTAGAATAACTAATCCATCACAAATTCCTAAAATAATTCCTAATTTAATTGGAATGTATTTTTGGACAATCAATGCAATTAAGGCTGTTCCTCCAGTTGAGCCTTTTCCTAAAAAGACTAAACCTACCCCAAGACCAACTGTAATCCCACCAAAAATAGCAGCTAAAATAGGCTCAATAGAACTTAGAGCCACACCGTGTAGTAATGACACAAATAATGGCACAAGAAAACTACCTAAAATACTTTTGAAAAAAACTTCTTTCCCTAATAAAAAGAAAGATAGTGTCAGCAACACAAAGTTAACTGAAAATAACACAATACTGGGTGTTAAATGAAGTGTCTCGTATAAAATAATGGTTAATCCATTGATTCCTCCAGAAACGATTCGATTGGGCAATAAAAAAGCATTGAAACCAAATGCGACAAAAAGTGTTCCAATGACAATAAATAAGGTATCACTAAAGCGTGTCCCCATCTTTTTTTGTAAAGTTTGTACCATATTGACTCCTCCTTGAAAATATATCGTAACTTATTTCAGAAATTTTTTAAAGTAGTTTTGCATTAATTTGTGAATGAACATTCTAATAAAACCTATTAATTGCCTATTGAATTTATATATGACGTATTATATAATCATTAACAGGTACTAATTAAAGTTAATTGGAGGAATTAGTGTGTTAAAACAAGTATATCAATTTGATGAAGGTAATGCAGATATGAAAAACCTATTAGGTGGTAAAGGAGCAAACTTGGCAGAGATGACACGCTTAGGCTTGCCAGTTCCACCAGGGTTTACTATTACGACCGAAGCATGTATGTCGTTTTTAAATACAACAAAAGAATTATCAGATGAATTAAAAAAAGAAATAGATGAACATTTGAGTTTATTAGAAAAGAAAACCAATAAATCATTTGAAGGTGATAATGATTTATTGCTTGTTTCTGTTCGTAGTGGAGCAAAATTCTCAATGCCGGGTATGATGGATACGATTTTAAACTTGGGGTTAAATGATGAAACAGTAGAACAACTTGCTTCATTAACAGAGGACGAAGCATTTGCTTACGATTGTTACCGACGTTTGTTACAAATGTTTGGAAACGTTGTCTTTGGGATTGATATGCAGTATTTTGAAAACTATTTAACATTTTACAAACAAAAACACGGCGTTAAACTAGATAGTGAGTTGACAGGTGAAAATTTAAAACAAATTGTAACTGAATTTAAACGTATTATTTTGGAAATAAAAAAGAAACCGTTTCCGCAATCTGCGAAAGAACAACTACATTTAGCGATTGAAGCAGTATTTCATTCTTGGAACAATGAGAGAGCTCATATTTATCGCGAGTTAAACCATATTCCAGATGATATTGGAACAGCTGTTAATATTCAATTAATGGTCTTTGGAAATAGTGGAGATACCAGTGGAACAGGTGTTGCCTTTACAAGAAATCCAGCGACTGGTGAAAATAAATTATTTGGTGAGTACTTAATCAATGCACAAGGTGAAGATGTTGTAGCAGGAATTCGTACGCCAGAACCAATCGAAAAATTGAAAAATGATCTACCTGAAGTTTATGAGGAATTTGCTCGTCTAGCACATTTGTTAGAACAACATTATCGTGACATGCAAGATATCGAGTTTACTGTGGAAAAAGGGAAATTGTATATTTTACAAACACGAAATGGAAAACGAACAGCACAAGCAAGTGTGAAAATTGCCGTTGATTTGGTCGAAGAAGGATTAATTCAAGAAGAAGATGCTTTACTGATATTAAATCCTGATATGATTAGTCATTTACTTCATCCAGAGTTTTCAAAAGTAGCCTTAGAAGAAGCAGTAAAAGTATCTGACGTTGGGTTACCAGCAAGTCCTGGCTCGGCTGTTGGGAAAGTTTGTTTTGATGCAGCAAGAGCTAAAGAATGGGCAGCACAAGGTGAAAAAGTTATTCTAATGCGACAAGAAACGTCTCCTGAGGATATCGAGGGAATGGTAGCGAGTGAGGCGATTGTAACAAGTCGTGGCGGTATGACATCTCACGCGGCAGTTGTCGCTCGTGGTATGGGAACATGTTGTGTCGCTGGATGTAGTGAGTTAGAAATTGATGACTTTTTAAAACGCGTGGTGTATCTAGGTGGTCAATTAAATGAAGGTGATGTGATTTCAGTTGATGGATCTAATGGTGTTATTTACCTAGGTGAATTAGAAGTTGAAGTAACAGGAACCTCTCATTATTTTGATACGATTATGGCTTGGGCGAAAAAACATGCTCGTCTTGATGTAAGAATGAATGCTGAAACAGTAAATGATATCAAAACAGGACTGTACTTTGGTGCAGATGGTATCGGATTAATTCGTACAGAACATATGTTTTTTGGTGCAGAACGTTTGATTCAAATGAGACGTTTCATTTTATCAAATAGCTATATTGAACGTGAAAAAGCATTAAAAGTTATCTTAGATTATCAAATGGAAGATTTTAAAGAAATCTTTTCAACGTTAAATGAGTTACCAGGTGTGATTCGTTTACTAGACCCACCATTGCATGAATTCATGCCAACAAAAGAAGAAGACATCATTCATTTAGCTCAAGAGATGAATGTTAGCAAAAATGAAATTGAACGTCGTTTGAAAGAACTACATGAAGTGAACCCAATGCTTGGACATCGTGGGTGTCGTTTGGGTATGACATATCCTGAACTTTATATTATGCAAGGTGAAGCGATTATTCGAAGTGCCATTGAGATGAAACGCGAAACTGGTTTAGACGTAACACCTGAAATTATGATACCATTAGTAGGAACAACAAAAGAGTTAAGTGAACTAAAAGAAAAAATTGAATTGTATCTAGATGCTTTGATGGAAGAAGAAGATATTCATGTCTTTTACCGCATTGGGACAATGATTGAGCTACCTAGAGCCTGTTTAATTGCCGACCAACTTGCTACAACTGCGGATTTCTTTAGTTTTGGAACAAATGACTTAACGCAAATGACGTTTGGTTTTTCAAGAGATGATGCAGCAAAATATATTAATGAATACGTTTCAAAAGGCGTGTTACCAGTTGATCCATTCCAAACAATTGATAAAGATGGTGTGGGAGAATTAATTAAGACAGCCGTTGAAATGGGTCGTTCAACAACACCAAATATAAAAATTGGTGTTTGTGGGGAATTAGGTGGTGACCCAACGTCAATCGAATTCTTTGATGACATTAACTTAGATTATGTATCATGTTCACCATACAGAATTCCGATTGCTTATATTGCAGCAGCTCAAAGTACCATCCGTCGTGCGTCTAATAACGAATAAAAGAGGTGTCTTTGTGGAACTAAGCGAGCGACAAAAAAAGATAATCGAGATTGTCAAAACGAATGAGCCGATTAGTGGAGATAAAATCGCAGAACAATTAGGATTAACTAAACCAACATTAAGAAGTGATTTAGCTGTTTTAACGATGACTGGTATTCTTGATGCCAGACCAAAAGTAGGCTATATCTATTCAGGATTACCATTTGATCCATTATTACAGGAACATTTATTTGATGTTCAAGTGGAGGAGGTCATGTCAAATCCTGTCATTATCTATCCTCATACAACAATTAAAGATGCTACCACATCCCTATTTATGTATGATTGTGGGTCACTTTATGTCATTGATGAAGAATCAAAGGACTTAATCGGTTTAGTATCACGAAAAGATTTATTACGAAGCTTGTTAAATAATCAAGATTTAGATTTAGCGATTGCGATTATTATGACTCGTATGCCTAATCTCGTGGTTACTTACCCGGATATGACCATTTTAGAGGCAGGTAGTTTATTGAGCGCCCATGAAATTGATTCACTACCCGTATTAAGTCGAGAAACCAATCAAGTCGTTGGTAAATTATCAAAAACCAAAGTGGTACAGCACTTTATTAAGTTAGGGAGAGAACTAAAACATGAACAACTTTAGAGAGAGTAAATTTAAACAACTACAACTATTTGTTATATCAGATTCAATTGGAGAAACAGCTCAACGTATTATAAATGCCGTATTAGCACAGTTTCCAAAACTTGAAAACTATGACATTAAAAAGTTTCCCTTTGTGGATTCAAAAGAAGTGTTAATGCAAATATTAGCTGATGCCCTAAATGAAAAAGCGATTGTGGTGACAACACTAGTTGATAGTGAATTAAATAAAGTCTGTGCCGATTTTGCTAAAAGTACAGGACTTGAATATGTTGATTACATGACAGAATTAATGACAAAAGTGTCACACAGAACCCATATGGAACCAACTCATGAGAGTGGCTCACTTTATTTAATGGATCGGGAGTATTTCAAACGAATTGAAGCCATTGAATTTGCCGTGAGATATGATGATGGAAAAGATCCAAAAGGGTTTAGAAAGGCAGACTTAGTGATTTTGGGTATTTCACGTACATCAAAAACACCCCTAAGCATGTATTTAGCCAATCGTTCGGTCAAAGTCGCAAACTTACCATTGATACCAGAAGTACCAATTCCAAAAGAATTATTCCAGTTGAATAATGTGCCAGTGATAGGTTTAACAGCTAGTCCAGAGTACATCATGCGTGTGAGACAATCGCGTTTAGACTCACTTGGACTAAATGGTAGCTCATCTTATGTGGCACTGGATAGAATCAAAGAAGAGTTAAATTTTGCACACGAATTGTACGAATCATTAGGTGCGATTGTCATCGATGTTGAAAATCGTTCAATTGAAGAATCTGCTCAACTAATTGAAGAAGCATATAAAAATCAATAAAAAGAAGCGATACGTGTCAATGCGTATCGCTTTTTCTATATAAAAGATTCAATTTCTTTGTTCACTATTAGGGGACGAGTTCTTAAAATCGAGTGGCCGGTTTTATTTAATACGATTAACTTCGCTTGTTTTAAGGAATCAATAAAAGGGATGACTTTTTTTAGGTCAATGATATCTCGATCACCAAAAATAAATAAAATCGGCATTTTTAACTTCTCACGATAGTTTGATGTGAGAGGGAGGTTTTTCATGGCTAGACGTAATACCCTAGACCCTTTTTTTAATCTTAGTAACTGTTCACTAACGACATGCAATGATTTATAGAGAAGTTGCTTGCTTTTTTTTAATTGGTCAAAACGAATATTAGGGGAAATTAATACCATTTTTGACACACGTTCTGGGTAATAATTGGCAAATGATAGGGCAATGTTTGCACCATCGCTAAATCCTACCATAATGGTTTGTTCAATTTTCTCATTATCCAAAATGGCTAGTACATCATCAAAAATGGCTTGAAAATCAAGTTGTTCACTTTGATTTGTT contains:
- the rpsP gene encoding 30S ribosomal protein S16 — encoded protein: MAVKIRLKRMGSKKKPFYRMVVADSRSPRDGRYIEVVGTYNPLTEPAQVKVEEDLILDWLSKGAQPSDTVRNILSREGIMKKHHEAKYTKK
- a CDS encoding KH domain-containing protein, yielding MTDVKDLVLTIVRPLVSQPDLVRLDVEESEEFMEYNLKVASEDIGRIIGKQGRVAKAIRTIVYSVRTDHSKRIRLNILDDNN
- a CDS encoding YitT family protein; the encoded protein is MVQTLQKKMGTRFSDTLFIVIGTLFVAFGFNAFLLPNRIVSGGINGLTIILYETLHLTPSIVLFSVNFVLLTLSFFLLGKEVFFKSILGSFLVPLFVSLLHGVALSSIEPILAAIFGGITVGLGVGLVFLGKGSTGGTALIALIVQKYIPIKLGIILGICDGLVILSALFVFDVQAVLFALIALYLTSRMVDTVQVGPESSKNVMIISNNYKKIREQIISDLDLGATLISIEGGLNLEEKKMIMVVIQENQFIALKQAILDIDEEAFVVVTSAHEVVGKGFTAYR
- the ppdK gene encoding pyruvate, phosphate dikinase gives rise to the protein MLKQVYQFDEGNADMKNLLGGKGANLAEMTRLGLPVPPGFTITTEACMSFLNTTKELSDELKKEIDEHLSLLEKKTNKSFEGDNDLLLVSVRSGAKFSMPGMMDTILNLGLNDETVEQLASLTEDEAFAYDCYRRLLQMFGNVVFGIDMQYFENYLTFYKQKHGVKLDSELTGENLKQIVTEFKRIILEIKKKPFPQSAKEQLHLAIEAVFHSWNNERAHIYRELNHIPDDIGTAVNIQLMVFGNSGDTSGTGVAFTRNPATGENKLFGEYLINAQGEDVVAGIRTPEPIEKLKNDLPEVYEEFARLAHLLEQHYRDMQDIEFTVEKGKLYILQTRNGKRTAQASVKIAVDLVEEGLIQEEDALLILNPDMISHLLHPEFSKVALEEAVKVSDVGLPASPGSAVGKVCFDAARAKEWAAQGEKVILMRQETSPEDIEGMVASEAIVTSRGGMTSHAAVVARGMGTCCVAGCSELEIDDFLKRVVYLGGQLNEGDVISVDGSNGVIYLGELEVEVTGTSHYFDTIMAWAKKHARLDVRMNAETVNDIKTGLYFGADGIGLIRTEHMFFGAERLIQMRRFILSNSYIEREKALKVILDYQMEDFKEIFSTLNELPGVIRLLDPPLHEFMPTKEEDIIHLAQEMNVSKNEIERRLKELHEVNPMLGHRGCRLGMTYPELYIMQGEAIIRSAIEMKRETGLDVTPEIMIPLVGTTKELSELKEKIELYLDALMEEEDIHVFYRIGTMIELPRACLIADQLATTADFFSFGTNDLTQMTFGFSRDDAAKYINEYVSKGVLPVDPFQTIDKDGVGELIKTAVEMGRSTTPNIKIGVCGELGGDPTSIEFFDDINLDYVSCSPYRIPIAYIAAAQSTIRRASNNE
- a CDS encoding helix-turn-helix transcriptional regulator, with translation MELSERQKKIIEIVKTNEPISGDKIAEQLGLTKPTLRSDLAVLTMTGILDARPKVGYIYSGLPFDPLLQEHLFDVQVEEVMSNPVIIYPHTTIKDATTSLFMYDCGSLYVIDEESKDLIGLVSRKDLLRSLLNNQDLDLAIAIIMTRMPNLVVTYPDMTILEAGSLLSAHEIDSLPVLSRETNQVVGKLSKTKVVQHFIKLGRELKHEQL
- a CDS encoding pyruvate, water dikinase regulatory protein; the encoded protein is MNNFRESKFKQLQLFVISDSIGETAQRIINAVLAQFPKLENYDIKKFPFVDSKEVLMQILADALNEKAIVVTTLVDSELNKVCADFAKSTGLEYVDYMTELMTKVSHRTHMEPTHESGSLYLMDREYFKRIEAIEFAVRYDDGKDPKGFRKADLVILGISRTSKTPLSMYLANRSVKVANLPLIPEVPIPKELFQLNNVPVIGLTASPEYIMRVRQSRLDSLGLNGSSSYVALDRIKEELNFAHELYESLGAIVIDVENRSIEESAQLIEEAYKNQ
- a CDS encoding alpha/beta fold hydrolase codes for the protein MEKIVSSTDGSHIFYKVLGKGTPMFFIHGNSGSHQAFQKQVDVFQKDHLLILMDTRDHGHSTNQSEQLDFQAIFDDVLAILDNEKIEQTIMVGFSDGANIALSFANYYPERVSKMVLISPNIRFDQLKKSKQLLYKSLHVVSEQLLRLKKGSRVLRLAMKNLPLTSNYREKLKMPILFIFGDRDIIDLKKVIPFIDSLKQAKLIVLNKTGHSILRTRPLIVNKEIESFI